In Streptomyces thermolilacinus SPC6, a single genomic region encodes these proteins:
- the guaB gene encoding IMP dehydrogenase, with translation MTANVDGVPEKFAALGLTYDDVLLLPGASDMAPDQIDTSSQLSRNVRVNIPLLSAAMDKVTESRMAIAMARQGGVGVLHRNLSIADQANQVDLVKRSESGMVTDPITIHPDATLAEADAICAKFRISGVPVTDPAGKLLGIVTNRDMAFETDRARRVREVMTPMPLVTGKVGISGVDAMELLRRHKIEKLPLVDDDGILKGLITVKDFVKAEKYPNAAKDKEGRLLVGAAVGVAGDAFERAQALIEAGVDFIVVDTAHGHSKLVGDMIAKIKSNSGVDVIGGNVATRDGAQALVDAGADAIKVGVGPGSICTTRVVAGIGVPQVTAIYEASLAAKAAGVPVIGDGGLQYSGDIAKALVAGADTVMLGSLLAGCEESPGELLFINGKQFKSYRGMGSLGAMQSRGDQRSFSKDRYFQEGVASDEKLVPEGIEGQVPYRGPLSAVVHQLVGGLRQSMFYVGGRTVPELQDRGRFVRITSAGLKESHPHDIQMTVEAPNYSSKR, from the coding sequence ATGACTGCAAACGTCGACGGAGTGCCCGAGAAATTCGCCGCGCTCGGGCTGACCTACGACGACGTGCTGCTGCTGCCGGGCGCGTCGGACATGGCTCCCGACCAGATCGACACCTCCTCGCAGCTGTCGCGCAACGTACGGGTCAACATCCCGCTGCTGTCCGCCGCGATGGACAAGGTGACCGAGTCCCGGATGGCCATCGCCATGGCCCGCCAGGGCGGCGTCGGCGTCCTCCACCGGAACCTGTCGATCGCCGACCAGGCGAACCAGGTGGACCTGGTGAAGCGCTCCGAGTCCGGCATGGTCACGGACCCGATCACGATCCACCCCGACGCCACGCTCGCCGAGGCCGACGCGATCTGCGCCAAGTTCCGCATCAGCGGCGTCCCCGTCACCGACCCGGCGGGCAAGCTGCTCGGCATCGTCACCAACCGGGACATGGCCTTCGAGACCGACCGCGCCCGCCGCGTGCGCGAGGTCATGACCCCGATGCCGCTGGTCACGGGCAAGGTCGGCATCTCCGGCGTGGACGCCATGGAGCTGCTGCGCCGCCACAAGATCGAGAAGCTGCCGCTCGTGGACGACGACGGCATCCTCAAGGGCCTCATCACCGTCAAGGACTTCGTCAAGGCGGAGAAGTACCCGAACGCCGCGAAGGACAAGGAGGGCCGCCTCCTCGTCGGCGCCGCCGTCGGCGTCGCGGGCGACGCGTTCGAGCGCGCCCAGGCCCTCATCGAGGCCGGTGTGGACTTCATCGTGGTGGACACGGCCCACGGCCACTCCAAGCTGGTCGGCGACATGATCGCCAAGATCAAGTCGAACTCCGGCGTCGATGTCATCGGCGGCAACGTGGCCACCCGCGACGGCGCCCAGGCGCTCGTCGACGCGGGCGCCGACGCGATCAAGGTCGGTGTCGGACCCGGCTCCATCTGCACCACCCGCGTCGTCGCCGGCATCGGCGTCCCGCAGGTCACGGCGATCTACGAGGCGTCCCTCGCCGCCAAGGCGGCCGGCGTGCCGGTCATCGGCGACGGCGGCCTCCAGTACTCCGGCGACATCGCCAAGGCCCTGGTCGCGGGCGCCGACACGGTGATGCTCGGCTCGCTCCTGGCGGGCTGCGAGGAGTCGCCGGGCGAGCTGCTGTTCATCAACGGCAAGCAGTTCAAGTCGTACCGCGGCATGGGCTCGCTGGGCGCCATGCAGTCCCGCGGCGACCAGCGTTCCTTCTCCAAGGACCGCTACTTCCAGGAGGGCGTCGCCTCCGACGAGAAGCTGGTCCCCGAGGGCATCGAGGGCCAGGTGCCCTACCGCGGCCCGCTCTCCGCGGTCGTCCACCAGCTGGTCGGCGGCCTGCGCCAGTCGATGTTCTACGTCGGCGGCCGCACCGTGCCCGAGCTCCAGGACCGCGGCCGGTTCGTCCGCATCACGTCGGCGGGCCTCAAGGAGAGCCACCCGCACGACATCCAGATGACCGTCGAGGCGCCGAACTACAGCAGCAAGCGCTGA
- a CDS encoding sigma-70 family RNA polymerase sigma factor, translating into MRDDQTPATPTPPAGPGAIGALVHRAVEGDEQATHDLLAHVHPLALRYCRTRLNRLPGDARHFVEDLAQEVCVAVLMALPRYKDTGRPFEAFVFAIAGHKVADLQRAAMRHPGSTAVPSDEMPERPDDSLGPEERALLSDDAEWARRLLANLPENQRELLVLRVAVGLTAEETGQMLGMSPGAVRVAQHRALSRLRALAGQ; encoded by the coding sequence ATGCGCGACGACCAGACGCCGGCCACCCCGACGCCCCCCGCCGGGCCGGGGGCGATCGGAGCACTCGTGCACCGTGCGGTGGAGGGCGACGAACAGGCCACGCACGACCTCCTCGCCCACGTCCACCCCCTGGCCCTGCGCTACTGCCGTACGCGGCTGAACCGGCTGCCCGGTGACGCCCGCCACTTCGTCGAGGACCTGGCGCAGGAGGTCTGCGTCGCCGTCCTCATGGCCCTGCCCCGTTACAAGGACACGGGCCGCCCGTTCGAGGCGTTCGTCTTCGCCATCGCCGGGCACAAGGTCGCCGACCTCCAGCGGGCCGCCATGCGGCACCCCGGCTCGACCGCCGTGCCCTCCGACGAGATGCCCGAGCGCCCCGACGACTCCCTCGGCCCCGAGGAGCGCGCCCTCCTCAGCGACGACGCCGAATGGGCCAGGCGCCTGCTCGCCAACCTCCCGGAGAACCAGCGGGAGCTGCTCGTCCTGCGCGTCGCCGTCGGCCTGACCGCCGAGGAGACCGGCCAGATGCTCGGCATGTCCCCCGGAGCCGTACGGGTCGCCCAGCACCGCGCCCTCAGCCGCCTGCGCGCCCTGGCGGGCCAGTAG